The following proteins come from a genomic window of Natronosalvus vescus:
- a CDS encoding FkbM family methyltransferase, translated as MINRAAEVYREEGLNQLVGKSIGALQRYTALTYWRSRGSRTFEIDDVTATFTTKGRAARSLQIFDDGEREMVQDLLSNVEKDDVFWDVGAHIGFHSCFAGQRVNRVEAFEPASVAAERCRKHVAANDVDASVHECALWHTNETLTLDSESAATGEGGSITVPARTGDNLVGDEIPQPNVVKIDVEGAEPRVIDGMEETLTDDECRLVYCEVHRPAETRPSVQDHGATTEEFLDSLSDLGFTVETIMDRGLDLHVKARSNSSSH; from the coding sequence ATGATCAATCGTGCAGCGGAAGTCTACCGAGAGGAAGGGTTGAATCAGCTCGTGGGTAAATCAATCGGGGCGCTACAGCGATACACAGCATTGACCTACTGGCGCAGCCGTGGCTCACGGACGTTCGAGATAGATGACGTCACGGCGACGTTCACGACGAAGGGGCGTGCCGCACGCTCCCTGCAGATCTTCGACGACGGCGAACGCGAGATGGTACAAGACCTCCTCTCGAACGTCGAGAAGGACGACGTCTTCTGGGACGTCGGTGCACATATCGGCTTTCACTCGTGTTTCGCCGGCCAGCGTGTGAATCGGGTCGAAGCGTTCGAACCGGCTTCGGTCGCCGCGGAGCGCTGTCGGAAACACGTTGCGGCGAACGACGTGGACGCATCGGTTCACGAATGTGCGCTCTGGCATACGAACGAGACGCTCACGCTGGATTCAGAGAGTGCCGCCACCGGCGAAGGCGGGTCGATCACGGTGCCTGCTCGGACGGGAGACAATCTCGTCGGTGACGAGATTCCCCAGCCGAACGTCGTCAAAATTGACGTTGAAGGTGCTGAGCCACGCGTTATCGATGGAATGGAAGAAACGCTGACAGACGACGAGTGTCGACTGGTTTACTGTGAAGTCCACCGGCCAGCGGAAACGCGACCGTCGGTACAGGATCACGGAGCCACCACGGAGGAGTTCCTGGACTCCCTTTCGGATCTCGGCTTTACCGTCGAGACGATCATGGATCGAGGCCTCGACCTCCACGTCAAAGCACGCTCCAACAGCAGTAGCCACTGA
- a CDS encoding sensor histidine kinase, whose protein sequence is MASLVPPARTSLAEHAVSLVGLGLIVLSLLYASRSGGPPETILLETLVPIVVGAALVWYGTSDGDRLETDRQGTIAACAIGCGLLATTTSIWAVYLQAIRTGTETGLGQPALTALSIGIAVGTGVGHLYTDFARHYRSHNRLARAVDASRDGIALFTDAEHTYVNEAYASMYDLETPDALTGRPWDEQYTNAARVKIEREVYPALESRSNWQGTLIGVRDDGTTFPQRVTISSLERGYVAVVRDVSEQRDREQRIQVLNRVLRHNLRNAFTVIQGHTNLIAERHDEVGSEHVEPIRQEIQNLLGTADKARGVERALARRSDRDLIEPPTAIRSVVDRATAAYPHATVRSQVEEMGAATTTVDGSVVDALNELVDNAVEHHHGSASVSDTDVDSAAQKTEPTVEVGVQTVTYESSARLEFTVADDGPGIPESERRAVLEGEETQLNHGSGLGLWLVSWLVTNAGGDVRFSDRVGGGSVVTLSFPLERTSVDNEPAEPPLLAH, encoded by the coding sequence ATGGCCTCGCTCGTTCCCCCCGCGCGCACGTCTCTCGCCGAGCACGCCGTTTCACTCGTCGGACTCGGCCTCATCGTGCTCTCGTTGTTGTACGCGTCCCGGAGTGGCGGGCCACCCGAGACGATCCTTCTCGAGACACTGGTGCCGATCGTCGTCGGCGCAGCCCTCGTCTGGTACGGAACTAGCGATGGCGACCGACTCGAGACCGATCGGCAAGGAACGATCGCCGCGTGTGCGATCGGGTGTGGCCTCCTCGCAACGACGACGAGTATCTGGGCCGTGTACCTCCAGGCCATTCGAACGGGCACAGAAACAGGGCTTGGACAACCGGCATTGACCGCCCTCAGCATCGGCATCGCCGTCGGCACCGGTGTGGGACATCTCTACACAGACTTCGCTCGCCACTACCGATCGCACAACCGCCTCGCACGCGCCGTCGACGCCTCACGTGACGGCATCGCGCTCTTCACCGACGCCGAGCACACCTACGTCAACGAAGCCTACGCGTCGATGTACGACCTCGAGACACCAGACGCGCTCACCGGGCGTCCCTGGGACGAGCAGTATACGAACGCCGCCAGGGTCAAAATCGAGCGCGAGGTGTACCCCGCCCTCGAGTCGCGGTCAAACTGGCAAGGAACGCTGATCGGCGTTCGCGACGACGGTACTACCTTCCCCCAGCGCGTGACGATCAGTTCGCTCGAGCGCGGCTACGTGGCGGTCGTTCGGGACGTCTCCGAACAACGCGACCGCGAGCAGCGAATTCAGGTACTCAATCGCGTCCTCAGACACAACCTCCGGAACGCGTTTACGGTTATTCAGGGGCACACGAATCTCATCGCCGAACGCCACGACGAGGTTGGCTCCGAACACGTCGAACCAATTCGTCAGGAAATCCAAAACCTGCTGGGAACGGCCGATAAGGCCCGTGGCGTCGAACGCGCCCTGGCACGCCGCAGCGATCGTGATCTGATCGAGCCCCCGACGGCGATCCGATCGGTCGTCGACCGCGCCACAGCGGCGTACCCTCACGCGACGGTCCGTTCGCAGGTCGAAGAAATGGGAGCCGCTACCACCACTGTCGACGGAAGCGTCGTCGACGCACTCAACGAACTGGTCGATAACGCCGTCGAGCATCACCACGGGTCGGCTTCCGTGTCCGATACCGACGTCGACAGTGCCGCTCAGAAAACCGAGCCAACGGTCGAGGTGGGCGTCCAGACCGTCACCTACGAGTCGTCTGCCCGCCTCGAGTTCACGGTGGCCGACGACGGCCCCGGTATCCCCGAAAGCGAACGGCGAGCGGTGCTCGAGGGCGAAGAAACGCAACTGAATCACGGCTCCGGACTCGGCCTCTGGCTCGTCTCCTGGTTGGTGACCAATGCCGGCGGCGACGTCCGCTTCAGCGACCGGGTTGGTGGCGGCTCGGTCGTCACGCTCTCGTTCCCGCTCGAGCGGACTTCGGTGGACAACGAGCCGGCGGAACCGCCTCTACTGGCCCACTGA
- a CDS encoding 30S ribosomal protein S24e codes for MDVDIISEKENPMLHRTDVTFELVHDEATPSRLQVRDSLAAKLNKNADEVVIRKLDTKFGMRKTIGAAKVYESSAHAAEVEQEHMLERNKIVTEDGDVEAEEA; via the coding sequence ATGGACGTCGACATCATCTCCGAAAAGGAGAACCCCATGTTGCACCGTACGGACGTCACGTTCGAACTGGTTCACGACGAGGCAACGCCCTCGCGTCTCCAGGTTCGTGACAGTCTCGCCGCCAAACTGAACAAGAACGCCGACGAGGTCGTCATCCGCAAACTCGACACCAAATTCGGCATGCGAAAGACCATCGGCGCGGCCAAGGTCTACGAGTCGTCGGCCCACGCCGCCGAGGTCGAACAGGAGCACATGCTCGAGCGCAACAAGATCGTCACCGAGGACGGCGACGTCGAGGCGGAGGAGGCCTAA
- a CDS encoding 30S ribosomal protein S27ae translates to MAHYEIYADDGTAEREQCPRCGDSFLADHGDRQHCGKCGYTEWA, encoded by the coding sequence ATGGCACACTACGAGATCTACGCCGACGACGGCACCGCAGAGCGCGAACAGTGTCCGCGCTGTGGCGACTCGTTCCTCGCCGACCACGGCGACCGCCAGCACTGTGGCAAGTGTGGCTACACCGAGTGGGCCTGA